A portion of the Platichthys flesus chromosome 7, fPlaFle2.1, whole genome shotgun sequence genome contains these proteins:
- the LOC133957238 gene encoding adenosine receptor A1-like, which produces MAEWSWVVYTVVEVLISVACCLGNMLVVCAVCVGLRDSLREPTFCFLVSLAVADFLVGVAAVPLAVLLDGWVSLTPDLCLLLSCVVLVLTQASVLSLLAIAVDRYLRLHIPLRYKSLATPRRTWLAVSMCWILSCLLGFTPLFGWKNYSSLTSDSTNASSSSSILPPCTFLSVISLSFMVYYNFLGCVMTPLLVMMLLYIRIFWSLQGRLKDSCPQARASLLRERRLACSLALVLILFASCWIPLHLMNCLLLFQGPQAVPRGVLYTGILLSHANSALNPVVYAYRIPKIQQAYSQIWRRFLLRLNCCHKDEQVPRSITSSLTNHTEKCGSGGKATP; this is translated from the exons ATGGCCGAGTGGAGCTGGGTGGTTTACACAGTAGTTGAAGTATTGATTTCCGTGGCCTGTTGCTTGGGCAACATGTTGGTggtgtgtgcggtgtgtgttGGCCTGCGGGATTCCCTTCGGGAGCCTACCTTCTGCTTCCTGGTCTCCTTGGCAGTGGCTGACTTCCTGGTGGGTGTGGCTGCTGTGCCCCTGGCCGTATTATTGGACGGATGGGTGAGTTTGACCCCGGACCTGTGCCTGCTCCTCAGCTGTGTCGTGCTTGTGCTGACTCAGGCGTCGGTGCTGTCATTGCTTGCTATCGCTGTGGACCGATACCTGCGGTTACACATACCACTCAG ATACAAATCCCTGGCGACACCGAGGCGCACGTGGTTGGCCGTGTCTATGTGCTGGATACTTTCCTGTCTACTGGGGTTCACCCCTCTGTTTGGCTGGAAAAACTACTCCTCCCTTACCTCTGATTCCACCAAtgcatcctcctcttcctccatcttgcCACCATGCACCTTCCTCTCTgttatttctctctccttcatggTCTACTACAACTTCTTAGGTTGTGTAATGACACCCCTATTGGTCATGATGCTCCTCTACATTCGAATCTTCTGGAGCCTTCAGGGCCGGCTGAAGGACAGCTGTCCTCAGGCCCGGGCCTCTCTGCTCAGGGAGAGGAGGCTGGCCTGCTCTCTGGCTCTGGTTCTCATTTTGTTTGCCAGCTGCTGGATTCCTCTGCACCTGATGAACTGTCTGCTGCTGTTCCAAGGACCGCAAGCTGTCCCGCGGGGGGTGCTCTATACAG GTATCCTCTTGTCTCATGCCAACTCAGCCCTCAACCCTGTGGTCTACGCCTACCGCATCCCAAAGATCCAGCAGGCCTACAGTCAAATATGGAGGCGATTTCTCTTGAGGCTCAACTGTTGCCACAAGGACGAGCAGGTTCCCCGATCAATAACAAGCAGCCTGACCAATCACACGGAGAAGTGTGGTTCGGGAGGGAAAGCCACACCCTGA
- the LOC133956240 gene encoding transcription factor Spi-C isoform X1, translating into MEMMAYVTEIRLSGGWSGVAPSSCPEVELEVIEEYLQEHSLEVQHAHMPASPQSTTGPQPHTLLHQGGRIIENSWSGQHAYEWHCGSNPPYEEYEEQAPPPAWPCPHDNQWEHITYSYEAPAYIDSDSQSSCSQYQEYQDSPSPSSDRESGKDRDSLTLAPFSAGKRKERLFQFLFEMLQTPAMRSCIWWVQSSSGTFQFSSQNKERLAQLWGRRKGNRKTMTYQKMARALRNYSRTGEIQKVKRKLTYQFDEKTLRGLRGDSNRA; encoded by the exons atggagatg ATGGCCTATGTGACCGAGATCCGGCTGAGTGGAGGCTGGAGCGGAGTGgctccctcctcctgccccgaggtggagctggaggtcatCGAGGAGTACCTGCAGGAGCATTCACTGGAGGTCCAGCATGCCCACATGCCTGCCTCACCTCAGAGCACCACGGGGCCACAACCGCACACACTCCTCCACCAGGGCGGCAGGATCATAG AGAACAGCTGGTCGGGTCAGCATGCTTACGAGTGGCACTGTGGCTCCAACCCTCCCTACGAGGAGTATGAAGAGCAGGCCCCGCCTCCAGCCTGGCCTTGTCCCCATGACAACCAATGG GAGCACATCACGTATTCCTACGAGGCCCCTGCATACATTGACTCAGACTCGCAGTCCAGCTGCTCTCAGTACCAGGAATACCAAGATTCACCATCACCGTCGTCGGACAGGGAGAGCGGGAAGGACAGAGACTCCCTGACCCTTGCACCATTTTCAG caggaaagaggaaggagcGGTTGTTCCAGTTCCTGTTCGAGATGCTCCAGACGCCTGCCATGCGCAGCTGCATCTGGTGGGTTCAGTCCTCATCGGGCACCTTTCAGTTCTCCTCCCAAAACAAGGAGCGCCTGGCGCAGCTCTGGGGCCGACGCAAGGGGAACCGCAAGACTATGACCTACCAGAAGATGGCACGGGCACTGAGGAACTACTCCCGCACCGGCGAGATCCAGAAGGTGAAAAGGAAGCTCACGTATCAGTTCGACGAGAAGACACTGAGAGGCCTGCGAGGAGACTCCAACAGAGCGTAG
- the LOC133956240 gene encoding transcription factor Spi-C isoform X2, producing the protein MEMMAYVTEIRLSGGWSGVAPSSCPEVELEVIEEYLQEHSLEVQHAHMPASPQSTTGPQPHTLLHQGGRIIENSWSGQHAYEWHCGSNPPYEEYEEQAPPPAWPCPHDNQWEHITYSYEAPAYIDSDSQSSCSQYQEYQDSPSPSSDRESGKDRDSLTLAPFSGKRKERLFQFLFEMLQTPAMRSCIWWVQSSSGTFQFSSQNKERLAQLWGRRKGNRKTMTYQKMARALRNYSRTGEIQKVKRKLTYQFDEKTLRGLRGDSNRA; encoded by the exons atggagatg ATGGCCTATGTGACCGAGATCCGGCTGAGTGGAGGCTGGAGCGGAGTGgctccctcctcctgccccgaggtggagctggaggtcatCGAGGAGTACCTGCAGGAGCATTCACTGGAGGTCCAGCATGCCCACATGCCTGCCTCACCTCAGAGCACCACGGGGCCACAACCGCACACACTCCTCCACCAGGGCGGCAGGATCATAG AGAACAGCTGGTCGGGTCAGCATGCTTACGAGTGGCACTGTGGCTCCAACCCTCCCTACGAGGAGTATGAAGAGCAGGCCCCGCCTCCAGCCTGGCCTTGTCCCCATGACAACCAATGG GAGCACATCACGTATTCCTACGAGGCCCCTGCATACATTGACTCAGACTCGCAGTCCAGCTGCTCTCAGTACCAGGAATACCAAGATTCACCATCACCGTCGTCGGACAGGGAGAGCGGGAAGGACAGAGACTCCCTGACCCTTGCACCATTTTCAG gaaagaggaaggagcGGTTGTTCCAGTTCCTGTTCGAGATGCTCCAGACGCCTGCCATGCGCAGCTGCATCTGGTGGGTTCAGTCCTCATCGGGCACCTTTCAGTTCTCCTCCCAAAACAAGGAGCGCCTGGCGCAGCTCTGGGGCCGACGCAAGGGGAACCGCAAGACTATGACCTACCAGAAGATGGCACGGGCACTGAGGAACTACTCCCGCACCGGCGAGATCCAGAAGGTGAAAAGGAAGCTCACGTATCAGTTCGACGAGAAGACACTGAGAGGCCTGCGAGGAGACTCCAACAGAGCGTAG